Proteins found in one Perca fluviatilis chromosome 9, GENO_Pfluv_1.0, whole genome shotgun sequence genomic segment:
- the bend5 gene encoding BEN domain-containing protein 5 isoform X1, whose amino-acid sequence MYAFVRFFEDDMCYALPVSNVEDFRPLQKTDFDNQKVYLVHRTEENGSAGQPCEAQILALADTVEEFEDSIMQKKMKIPKMSIKNSGNSIENNFGEERMPLRHKKALSQDHGRPLSNSSKSLAAVVARLERNAASSCMEGEEDLDEDRLAEEGEDADDEDEDMDAEHQQHHHQQQPQHLEVDTDCVSGVAAAVVPRVLYEELVHSYRQQEEEMRRLQQELERTRRQLVQQAKKLKEYGSLLTEVKELRDFNRRLQDVLLMRLGSEPMHDNGTQTIKAEVVEPIVEAQETCREEANTSSSYSPSPRTVYTCNDGKVHLGGGIWVEEEKWHQLQRTQGDSKFTKNLAVMIWGTETLKNRSVTGVATKKKKDALPKPPLSPSKLKIVRECLYDRVSQETADSAEITQRLSKVNKYICEKIMDINKSIKNEERRESKLLIRQTVKMENFTYDGM is encoded by the exons ATGTATGCTTTTGTTAGATTCTTTGAAGACGATATGTGCTACGCGTTACCCGTTTCAAATGTCGAAGATTTCAGACCTCTGCAAaaaacagattttgataatcagAAGGTGTATCTGGTTCACAGAACTGAAGAGAATGGCAGCGCAGGCCAGCCGTGCGAAGCACAGATCCTTGCCCTTGCAG ATACAGTAGAGGAATTTGAAGACAGTATAATGCAAAAGAAGATGAAAATTCCCAAGATGTCCATCAAGAATTCAGGAAACTCTATTGAGAACAATtttggagaggagaggatgccACTCAGGCATAAAAAG gcCCTGTCTCAGGACCATGGACGCCCCCTTTCCAACTCCTCCAAGAGTCTGGCAGCAGTAGTGGCTCGTCTGGAGAGAAATGCAGCCAGCTCCTGTATGGAGGGCGAAGAAGACCTGGATGAGGACCGGCTggcagaggagggagaggatgcAGACGACGAAGATGAAGATATGGATGCAGAGCATCAGCAACATCATCACCAGCAGCAACCACAGCATTTGGAGGTGGACACGGATTGTGTGTCTGGGGTAGCTGCAGCAGTGGTTCCCAGAGTCCTGTATGAGGAACTGGTTCATAGCTacaggcaacaggaggaggagatgaggagGCTGCAGCAGGAGCTGGAGAGAACCCGCAGGCAGCTAGTGCAGCAGGCCAAGAAGTTAAAGGAATATGGCAGCTTGCTGACAGAAGTCAAAGAACTAAGGGACTTCAACAGGAGGCTGCAAGACGTACTTCTCATGAGATTGGGCAGCG AGCCTATGCATGACAATGGCACTCAGACAATCAAGGCTGAAGTGGTTGAACCCATTGTTGAGGCCCAGGAAACATGCAGAGAAGAAGCCAACACCAGTTCCAGCTACTCACCCTCACCCAGAACAGTATACACCTGCAACGATGGGAAG GTACACCTCGGTGGAGGGATCtgggtggaggaggagaagtgGCATCAGCTGCAGCGGACCCAGGGAGACTCCAAGTTCACAAAGAACCTGGCTGTCATGATCTGGGGCACAGAAACCCTCAAGAACCGTAGCGTCACTGGAGTGGCCaccaaaaagaagaaagatgcCCTGCCCAAACCTCCACTGTCGCCCAGCAAACTGAAAATTGTCAGAG AGTGTCTCTACGACAGAGTGTCTCAAGAGACAGCGGACAGTGCAGAGATTACGCAGAGATTGTCCAAAGTGAACAAATACATCTGTGAAAAAATAATGGACATCAACAAGTCCATCAAGAACGAGGAGCGGCGGGAGTCCAAGCTGCTCATTCGACAGACAGTCAAGATGGAGAACTTCACCTACGATGGCATGTAG
- the bend5 gene encoding BEN domain-containing protein 5 isoform X2: MQKKMKIPKMSIKNSGNSIENNFGEERMPLRHKKALSQDHGRPLSNSSKSLAAVVARLERNAASSCMEGEEDLDEDRLAEEGEDADDEDEDMDAEHQQHHHQQQPQHLEVDTDCVSGVAAAVVPRVLYEELVHSYRQQEEEMRRLQQELERTRRQLVQQAKKLKEYGSLLTEVKELRDFNRRLQDVLLMRLGSEPMHDNGTQTIKAEVVEPIVEAQETCREEANTSSSYSPSPRTVYTCNDGKVHLGGGIWVEEEKWHQLQRTQGDSKFTKNLAVMIWGTETLKNRSVTGVATKKKKDALPKPPLSPSKLKIVRECLYDRVSQETADSAEITQRLSKVNKYICEKIMDINKSIKNEERRESKLLIRQTVKMENFTYDGM, encoded by the exons ATGCAAAAGAAGATGAAAATTCCCAAGATGTCCATCAAGAATTCAGGAAACTCTATTGAGAACAATtttggagaggagaggatgccACTCAGGCATAAAAAG gcCCTGTCTCAGGACCATGGACGCCCCCTTTCCAACTCCTCCAAGAGTCTGGCAGCAGTAGTGGCTCGTCTGGAGAGAAATGCAGCCAGCTCCTGTATGGAGGGCGAAGAAGACCTGGATGAGGACCGGCTggcagaggagggagaggatgcAGACGACGAAGATGAAGATATGGATGCAGAGCATCAGCAACATCATCACCAGCAGCAACCACAGCATTTGGAGGTGGACACGGATTGTGTGTCTGGGGTAGCTGCAGCAGTGGTTCCCAGAGTCCTGTATGAGGAACTGGTTCATAGCTacaggcaacaggaggaggagatgaggagGCTGCAGCAGGAGCTGGAGAGAACCCGCAGGCAGCTAGTGCAGCAGGCCAAGAAGTTAAAGGAATATGGCAGCTTGCTGACAGAAGTCAAAGAACTAAGGGACTTCAACAGGAGGCTGCAAGACGTACTTCTCATGAGATTGGGCAGCG AGCCTATGCATGACAATGGCACTCAGACAATCAAGGCTGAAGTGGTTGAACCCATTGTTGAGGCCCAGGAAACATGCAGAGAAGAAGCCAACACCAGTTCCAGCTACTCACCCTCACCCAGAACAGTATACACCTGCAACGATGGGAAG GTACACCTCGGTGGAGGGATCtgggtggaggaggagaagtgGCATCAGCTGCAGCGGACCCAGGGAGACTCCAAGTTCACAAAGAACCTGGCTGTCATGATCTGGGGCACAGAAACCCTCAAGAACCGTAGCGTCACTGGAGTGGCCaccaaaaagaagaaagatgcCCTGCCCAAACCTCCACTGTCGCCCAGCAAACTGAAAATTGTCAGAG AGTGTCTCTACGACAGAGTGTCTCAAGAGACAGCGGACAGTGCAGAGATTACGCAGAGATTGTCCAAAGTGAACAAATACATCTGTGAAAAAATAATGGACATCAACAAGTCCATCAAGAACGAGGAGCGGCGGGAGTCCAAGCTGCTCATTCGACAGACAGTCAAGATGGAGAACTTCACCTACGATGGCATGTAG